A single region of the Salicibibacter cibi genome encodes:
- the ahrC gene encoding transcriptional regulator AhrC/ArgR, which translates to MTKGQRHVKIREIINEQEVDTQEELVFQLQEAGFNVTQATVSRDIKELHLVKVLTPDGRYKYSLPADRRFNPEEKLKKHLFDSFVSIDYSEHLIVLKTLPGNAHAIGALIDHLSWEDIMGTICGDDTILIICKKAKESPVLTDRILGML; encoded by the coding sequence ATGACTAAGGGACAACGTCACGTAAAAATCCGTGAAATTATAAATGAACAAGAAGTAGACACACAAGAAGAGCTTGTTTTCCAATTACAGGAAGCTGGGTTTAACGTAACCCAAGCAACCGTCTCCAGAGATATCAAGGAATTGCATCTCGTAAAAGTATTGACACCGGACGGGCGTTATAAATACAGTCTCCCGGCAGACAGACGCTTTAACCCTGAGGAAAAGCTGAAGAAACATCTTTTCGACAGTTTTGTGAGCATTGATTACTCCGAGCATTTAATTGTGCTGAAAACATTACCCGGAAATGCGCACGCAATTGGGGCATTGATTGATCATTTGAGTTGGGAAGATATTATGGGGACGATTTGTGGGGATGATACGATCCTCATCATATGTAAAAAAGCAAAAGAGTCTCCCGTGCTTACCGATCGGATTTTGGGGATGCTATGA